The genome window GTGTGTGGGGAGcattaaacaatttgttttagtttggagatcacattttattgaaaatcaGGACTTGAGTTGTTTAATGGCTAGCTTTATTTGGAGTAcctttgtttatctattatatataaaataaatgaactctcAGTACAGAAATGTTATTGGAACAATATGCCAAACTTCAAGTGAAGGTATTTGTTTGAAGTAGGTGTTAATTGGAGATGAAATGTCCTTTGAATTTTTACTGTAAAGAATAAAATGGTAAATTATGTGCAGGTTAGTCTTGGTAAAAATTTAGTAATAGATTGTGGTTGGTTGAAGGAAAAAAGGTGCAAAAGGGCATTATGATGtcaaaaatcatgatttataaCTTTTAAGTTAgagaggaatctggaaaaaagatGTGTACATAATTATTCATCTGTAATAAGTTTTAATTTGATAACTTAAAGGACAAAATTTTCAGATTTGTATTTTATGAAGTCCGCCCAGCCAGCTGTGGTGATGTAGAAGCATTGGATAAGTTTGCAGTGAGAGGAGTATCCAGTGGCGGAAGGCAACTCAGCTGTTGCGCTCGCTCAAATGATACCACTGCCACAAGTCAGGAAAGGGGAAAAAGATGCTCCTCCTGATGTAGTATTTAAAGGCTGTAGATGCTTAACTAGCTGATATAGTTgagtattttataatttaatgtatgtgctttattttttgtacatCATGATGTCTTACCACAGGAATCAAAGGAAGGGACCAGCTCCATGGAGGATATTAGTATTAGTAGCGGCAGCAATGCACATAGTGATGATGCCGGGGGCAATTACACTAGTCACGATCAAGACGTAAGAAGCGGACGGCTCGACAAAGGTGAAGATATATGCAAGGATTTGCCAGAACCTGTTGGTCTCAGTCGTCTCTCTACCGAACTTTCGCTAGATAACATGAAATTAGAAGGGGATGTGGatgttattgaaaaagaaaggagATTATCTGCCGATGGGAAAAAGGTTTCCACTGAGAGCAAAAAGGCATCTGTCAGTTTGAATTTGAAGAGGTCTCCATCACCTTCTGGAACACCTCATTCTCCATCTAGACCATCTTCACGTGAGTGTAATTGGGCTTTTCACTTTAGCTcagttgttttttatattttcttttgtcactCATTTTTAatgactgtttctctctctctatctctttctcatcTGTATTTTAAAAACCCTACCTTTTTTGGTAGTAACACTTATGAGTTGCATTTTTTCACCATACTATCATCTTTTTTCTGTAGTATATAGCATGTAAATAGCTCCTCTCAACAACCTCAGCCTTTTTCTTCTGTTTAAATGCATCATGTTCACTTAGCCATAGTAATAGTAGTGTATAATTAAAGTTAAACTTGTCAAAATTACCATAATTTGTTCTCAAGTCTTATTAAGTTCCAGTCCAGAAAGAGGGAGCAAGCACACAATTATTTTGGGGATTACCGTGCATGCAATTTGATATCATAACTCATCAGAAAGGcttaattatttattgaataatGATACTAATTTTATTGCCATCATTTGAAGGAAAGTTtcatattctttacttatttgatGCTAGTGCTAATTAgtctttcagatatttttattgaaaaatgtaaaatacaaaactgaaggttctatttctatattttacagttttaacgCCAACAGCTCCCCCTTCAACTACCCGGGTAATAGAAATAGCCACAAAAGTAATAGAGTTTGTATGCTCTGAGGAGACCATCGACATTGAATCCTTGAGGAAAGCCTTTTTCACTCAGGTatgttaagaaattatttttgtttggttttctttATGATTAAAATTGCTCCTAATGGTAGAAATAGATCCTACTTTTCTTTGAACTGTCGTAAAAggcatataaatacaaaaaataaaggacTAAGTCCTGTTCCAGATTTTTGTAAGTACAAACTTCAAGCTGTACTTATGCATATTATACtatgagaaatattcataaataaccaAATAAGTTTGGCTGTTTATGAACAAATTTGTGTTATTTCATCCCAAAAGGTTTTGAAATGGTTGTGCAGTAGTTAGAGGTATTCATGTAATTCTTCTTTGTTAGTTGCTGCatatgtttttgtgtttgtatagCATAAAGTAATCAGTATTTATAACCATCTCATCATTAATATTTCAGTTAGTTtacttttacttgttttaatatgAATGAATTTCTTCACAGGTTTTGAGTGAAATTATATTCTCAGCATAATTGGCAGTCATTCTGAAAGTGCACTAAAGAGATTTATTACAgtaatgattaaaaaagaaaatatgtaggTGAAAAGCAAAAATGCAGCAAATATGGCATATTGAATAACtgtatatttgttccgatacgtaatacaaaccctcggtcctttaacaataggaaggtaactagcggcagctgggacggtcgtaagcttcgaacaaggggagaacggtagttaactgcttgtccgatcgtgcgcgcgcccgcgcgcccgagaggtgaagaatcacttttgctttcggccgcgggtgtgaaggacgtgttcgtcatcgctctctgcccgcttcatcgtcgtatgctttgtttatattgtgttttctactaatggtttgtttgacttgaaaatgaaactgtaagtacactgttttcattttcattacttaattatgaaccaacatagagctatcgccgtagatgcggcgatttcctctcttttcatgaattgaacccttgaattatgtctcgatgccgacgctcgcgccgagtcatgtatttgggcgaaagtgtgtaattgaaaaatgtaagtacttttttcattatatttttgccctgtgcgttcgttaccgagagcgtgattgcgctcggcacgagccttttattttgtatgataaaatgcaatgaaagtggattcgcaatgcagtattcttttcattttcatttatttatttgcataatttaatttggatcaattttcgctcttacccgggaattgatccttacgattattttctgtgaaagtgaaatcgcaagtgcagtattctgtttcattttcatatatattttatgatagtatcatattatttggatcaagtttccgttcttacccgggaatgatcttttcccctttaagtttctatgaagtgaatcgcaagggcagtattctgttttcattttcatattacttttcactgctgtgcgggggtaggggaagcgaaggtctgccaggaagtcgtcggaaagctctcccgcgactcccttggtatccgattcttcgtcttccttcctgccccccgctcagcttcttcgttgtattttgtatttgggtcttccttgcgttcggggtggggcatgtccctcccccccgtgcgtgagggaaccctcttactaatctgtctgtgctaccgcaggtgctacatccgtgggagactaccttggacaggtatgggccactgcggctgcagggcgtgcctagcatccacgatctgctgcagcgtctagcgaggtctggggcggtgaccttggagcggtctccactacaacctccaCCCTGGCCACGCCTTATGCTTATgcgcttccccccgctggtctacactccccatgctgtgtcggtgacgccgtctgccgcttctagggccggtcgccgccgtaccgaggaggggtatgccgctgccgcctgtgttttcttcgtgttgcctgccccagacttccgctgttccagcagctcgcccctggaccggccgccagtacccaggttcccgctggctgccgatgattctacgaggcgatggctgggcctgccgtacctgtcgctgatgtggttcccgctactggcttggctgtcccttctgtgtttaccgctgccgctgttcctgccgctcctgagctggttgctgttcctgtcgctcctggttcctgcgcctgtccatgctggtcctgcccatggtgtgtcttccccctccccccgtcccaggtccttccggacaggtgcagtcgggccgtgttgcttcggcaataggcccgactccggcctggatggaggacctgacgactgtcctgcgtgagctgacgaagaagaggaaggtgtcatcttcgtcttcgtctgctgctgcctcttcccccacccttcgacttctaaggcccataagccgaagaagaagaaggcggcctcctccccccctaagaagtctcctcgtgggaacttctaagggcccgtcccacctcggtgggacgggggggtccttctgctggtcctcctgctccttcggggagcggggcccgtctccccttccgtaaggaaagagatagacggggaccaggagggagtatcggttagctctggtacttcctcgcctggtgctagcggcgatgccgctacgccaggttccggctcggtctctcgttcgcgagagatcccgagtgtacgctctccctcgggagaccgtgcagccaaagtttcggcgccagagttcgctcagcgccaagaccacggcacggagcagaaggctggcgagaaccgctcaggtgactctcgccaggccagcggccgctctcgcagcgaccagctggtaacggggttttttccccctaagaagactccttcgggaacttcgaagggctcgtcacactccggtgtgacgggggggttcttctgctggtcctcctgttccttcgggaacggggcccgtctccccttctgagaagaagaagaagacggggaccaagggtgtgctggctaccgctggtacaccctcgcctggtcttggcagctctgctgctaagccaggtaccggcggctcggtttctcgtccgcgagaagttccgagtgtacggtctccttcgggtgaccgtgcagccaaagttaagatgcctgagttcgctcagcgtcatgaccgaggcacggagcagaagactgtcgagagccgctcaggtgactcgccaggCCACGTTCCGCcgctcgtagcgaccagccggtacctcgggtggacgtgacggtctctgaccggccacgggttgaggctgggaagaggtcccccaggtcccctcgaccgacggtaccagcctcggctggtaccagcctcggctggtaccagcggtttgacgtgccgcgaggacgctcaccggtctcaccgcgaaagcgagctctgcaggtcacctgaccgccgctcccacagggaccgggcggatacggtgaccagcagcagctcgtctgacgcacgggaccggggtcgacgtgctcagtcgagccgctcgccacaggtgagcggcacggccaggcctgcagatcgatccccaccgcgggttggtggatcggctgcagccccccgcgtacgctggtcctgccagcgagcggggggggagcgtcaggtctgtctctccactaccttcaacttcctcgggctacaccgggaagagcgaggtagctaagAAGAGATTCGTGAGAGGTTGCGCCGCTCCACGAtccccgtcacgacgccgcacatgccacgtatggtcttaggaccaccaggacgtacgcgcaagtgattggaggcgaccgtcaggggggggagggggtagcgtcagttctgtctctccgatacttcAACTTCCGGGCTTGGCAagacgccaggaagagcgaggtatataggagtgatcgtgagattgCGCCGCTCActgatcccgtcacgacgccgcacgtgccaggtattgtCTTAGACCAAGCCatggacgtacgcgcaagtgattggaggcaacgtccagggatctgtttgctggtccgttcttctgaaggaggagggtcttgggagctgctcttgttggagggactggacggtcctactcctcaagacgctgtaacttccgagattcagagtaactttgcccaggttattgcactgattcgtcagcacaacgacctgggggaaggatcgccgctcccaccagcagagcccatgtctctgctcgagtcgttttggggcccgagagggaacccaaaccgacggtgggtttgccgcgatcggagcttgccgattctgtcttgaaccagagtctcgtctccggacaagaaggctctctcagttctggccggtcgatcaagctacttccacctcctctactgcgacagcggcgtttctacgtgtcttcggacaccgtatttaatactccttcggtcctcctgagaggtttcgacctcgacgaggactggaatgagtcggaggacggtatcggctctctcctgtcaggtgtcgatcagccccacccagacgacgttcacagtggcggcagacccttacctacagtatgagttcgtaaccctcctcgggaaaactttttctcctgacgatacgttttcccagactctgagaggccatcgccgcaaggcgatggctgctcctaacTCTTCtcccaactgctagttccactgggaaggcgagcgagtatccaattccccccccattccctctccccttacggctacgagggaaaggggagggatcctacagagatttctctgtagtattccacgttggggactgcgctaccagggggaccttcgggtcctacctgacgtaagccccggtcgttgaggagggatcctgcccagttctcgatttctacgggaatcgagaggaccaccagccgatatcgtttgacgaattcggtgggggtttcgcagactgcttagaattctacggaatttctagcgcattcagagtgttagagtttcttacgatctccaaacacttaggcgagaccacggtccaaagtgagcgagacgagaatccccgatatgttacacgataatcgggaacctcgcctatgctcgaattcctggaatttctagcattaggaagaagactgctgctgaaagaagactatctcacaacaggcgaccaacctggaatagagaagaacggacggaatatccagtttggcttgaactatcgtcttagtattctgttcaccattgaagctttccttcgaggaagacttcttcactttctttgatagagaccgaaggtggtcgatctccaatccttatttgttttcttgaaggaaagaatttaggatggagatcgttgttcagaatcctacaaatatactacgtatattaacctctgcgacatgattctgctaagcagttgaatggtcgagGGGtagcgcatatcctggttattatacggattgcgacttagacgaaaagtattctaattgaactgcaacccagttgcctgcaacctcccaggactttccagtttcaattttatatacttatggtgttgtcacaacaacaccatttaagcttttatatttaccgaaattcgtttcgcttaaatataattgctcgagcatatctttttatgctcggttggggttctagccgaacgcattccttcgtggaaaggattagcttggcaactcaggatgacgagtcagcgacagctactgcgtattgaattgcccgcatggcatttcagtaccagctgccgctttgagatggacggttagttatgtctttctcacctgctttgattgaataccaaccgtatctctgcccaacaatcacggacttaagtctctgattaacgggattctcgcatacatgaatgaccatctactgctgtgacgctagtattcatcgtcttcggtattgcgagaattttaaacagagatatctattcgactctcatctttctgtttaccgcacggtaaacagaattctgtaatagtctcttgctgcatcgtatctcgataatgcgaatgatttttgctgaatctgagtttgtcctcaaaatatcttgtattcggaggtgtacaattgttcattgttcacccccagattagcagatgtattgaaagacatcgcctactacCACACTTGCGGCttctctacttccaaacgttcagcccatgagaagcagttcttcaagcggctctcccctgtgtttcattactgaagaacgccccgctttcattgcacaacggacagcaatgaaatggcggttagcgttttcagtcatttgtaagcacaggtttagaatcttgagattccttctctcgattcagctggaagacgtaggttgcattcattgctaCCTTCGCTCAACGTCCATAGTGTtgttctccttaagctgagattcaacgtctatgagattttcttgccatcagggacctcggtcttttgaaggcaattgactttcgccttttgagcttatgcattaagagaatcatcgccgcgccgtccggcatcggtgactaacaaatattttatttgtttggtctatCAGCATaactttaaagggcgaaggtcacgtgacttacccggatgcttagacaacttgcctctactgattccgaaccagtcagtcgggcagctgtcagagcgcccaagagtcagttacgaactgatgctgtggacttagttcggttgttccagagcaatcattacttcgtcttaatagcttgtcagtatgagtactgtacataaccaaagtcgagaagagggataggtcataagACGAATATTCCcttcttcttttcgtcttaggtaactgcattgacttctcttgagaagtcaagcacaaagggatggggatttgtgacgctcgatttcgtaccgatcttcgtagcgaagactcagaacccttcggtaactgacgattggttcgagtccttcacaataccctccaataatggacttcaccgctccgatacgaaggctatgctgctttgtcctgtgaaggcgcgacggagctgtctgaagaaactcgacacccaggaatgagtgtggacgcctcttcatcatctctcgcgttccgcaagaacttctccgtggcgcaggtaatgaaggcaggcgcctgtccaaaccaaccggaccgcatgccaacctccttctaccttcaggatatattgcccacagttccttggatcttttttttttttccttgggaaccgtggtggttgctcaacacgttgtgtagttaacccagaccctcgcaggctgaacagcatcgagtcctggtgtgaccgtaagaatggatgaggaatgagagtgtgactggctcctcttcccatcttttttcttccctctacctctgggtagaggggacacagtcgtcaccctgctggggtaaggacgagatgcaggtgagctactcaatagagcaccatcctatccctttcagtagggatagaagtaaatatccaccacttcctccaacaagggggaaggaagtggatgccaatttgagacaaacccatcattttatgattgtctcttgcaaacaggaacaagttcttgcttgctggtacgaagagatacgcttgcctctctcttagtacttggcccagaggtctgaccattgatcctgcggtgcacaccccgatcaatcggacagaggtttggatccctcccttgctcttacgaccagggaggc of Macrobrachium nipponense isolate FS-2020 chromosome 33, ASM1510439v2, whole genome shotgun sequence contains these proteins:
- the LOC135202824 gene encoding uncharacterized protein LOC135202824: MEDISISSGSNAHSDDAGGNYTSHDQDVRSGRLDKGEDICKDLPEPVGLSRLSTELSLDNMKLEGDVDVIEKERRLSADGKKVSTESKKASVSLNLKRSPSPSGTPHSPSRPSSLLTPTAPPSTTRVIEIATKVIEFVCSEETIDIESLRKAFFTQVLSEIIFSA